In a genomic window of Scheffersomyces stipitis CBS 6054 chromosome 4, complete sequence:
- a CDS encoding predicted protein (go_function oxidoreductase activity~go_process electron transport): protein MATATVAKMPSAPPTETTTGPLLAGEHTLPASWWTSESIFDLEKRAIFNKSWMFCTHASRFQKAGDYYSYTVAGINFFIIKSKVDGKLKAFHNVCRHRAYPVVRKEKGSSIVLGCKYHGWSYDTDGKLRKAPHFDNVEGFEKEENSLFPIKTHTTDQGLVFINFDNDESEDFIPFDKWFEGLNVELNEFDFGDYEYHMSYELDGQFNWKTLMDGYQEC from the coding sequence ATGGCTACCGCTACTGTTGCTAAGATGCCCTCGGCTCCTCCTACGGAAACCACCACAGGTCCACTTTTGGCTGGCGAGCACACATTGCCCGCTTCTTGGTGGACAAGTGAAAGCATTtttgacttggaaaagagaGCCATTTTTAACAAGTCGTGGATGTTTTGCACTCATGCTTCCAGATTCCAGAAGGCTGGAGACTATTACTCTTACACTGTTGCTGGGATCAACTTTTTCATAATCAAATCCAAGGTCGACGGCAAGTTGAAGGCATTCCACAATGTCTGCAGACACAGAGCATATCCTGTAGTcagaaaggagaagggtTCTTCCATTGTTTTGGGTTGTAAATATCATGGATGGAGTTACGACACTGATGGCAAGTTGAGAAAGGCACCTCATTTCGACAATGTGGAAGGTtttgaaaaggaagaaaactCGTTGTTTCCAATCAAAACTCACACTACAGATCAGGGTCTTgttttcatcaacttcgacaacGACGAATCTGAAGATTTCATACCTTTCGATAAATGGTTTGAAGGTCTTAACGTTGAACTCAACGAATTTGATTTCGGCGACTACGAATACCACATGTCCTACGAGTTAGACGGTCAATTTAACTGGAAGACTCTTATGGATGGCTACCAAGAATGT
- a CDS encoding predicted protein: MSFVGGGADCSVNGNAIAQFNKHTQQDRSLQRQAANQPAILQSQGFKQENLMNARDRQNLDNFMNANNGQNSFQFQPMRHELNMIHNHQQPQHQHNWSAEFKTHSPSPIPQVAAPIAPIAKTGSPLNAQWANEFQPMDQAVARQNPQQMNAMPSMMMGAYRPMMSMPMMTNNVAQQQQQTPQNQEVQVDWDDHFKQMEELDSKVEEKIEEATADPEEIAREASPDFVIDDKYQATFQEVWDGLNSEAIEADFISQQYEDFKNTQKETFPPDMSQWEKDFSRYVSTRAHFGDYQFEDRQNNQFLDLPAENDPYEIGLQLMENGAKLSEAALAFEAAIQRDEGHINAWLKLGEVQTQNEKEIAGISALEKCLELNPENSEALMTLAISYINEGYDNAAFATLERWISTKYPQIVDKARAQNPEITDEDRFSLNKRVTELFLKAAQLSPSAANMDADVQMGLGVLFYANEEFDKTIDCFKAALSIRPDDPVLWNRLGASLANSNRSEEAVDAYFKALQLKPTFVRARYNLGVSCINIRCYKEAAEHLLSGLSMHQVEGVENDSTLNHNQSTALTETLKRAFIAMDRRDLLELVKPGMDLTPFRKEFNF, translated from the coding sequence ATGTCTTTTGTTGGAGGTGGTGCCGACTGTTCTGTCAACGGCAATGCAATTGCTCAGTTCAACAAACATACACAACAGGACAGATCTCTCCAAAGACAAGCGGCAAACCAGCCAGCAATCTTGCAGAGTCAGGGCTTCAAACAAGAGAATCTTATGAATGCTCGTGATCGCCAGAATTTGGACAACTTCATGAATGCCAACAATGGCCAGAACAGCTTCCAGTTCCAACCAATGAGACACGAGTTGAACATGATTCACAACCACCAACAGCCTCAACACCAGCATAACTGGCTGGCCGAGTTCAAAACTCATTCTCCTTCGCCAATTCCGCAGGTAGCCGCTCCTATTGCTCCTATTGCCAAGACTGGTTCTCCATTAAACGCCCAATGGGCGAACGAGTTTCAACCCATGGATCAAGCAGTGGCTCGTCAGAATCCACAGCAAATGAACGCCATGCCCTCTATGATGATGGGAGCCTATAGGCCTATGATGAGCATGCCTATGATGACAAACAATGTTGcacagcagcaacagcaaaCACCTCAGAACCAGGAAGTACAGGTTGACTGGGATGACCATTTCAAGCAGATGGAAGAACTCGATAGTAAggtggaagaaaagattgaagaagctaCAGCTGATCCCGAAGAGATCGCTCGAGAAGCCTCGCCAGATTTCGTCATTGACGACAAATACCAGGCTACTTTCCAAGAAGTATGGGATGGGTTAAACAGCGAAGCAATAGAAGCGGATTTCATCAGCCAGCAGTAtgaagacttcaagaacacaCAGAAAGAGACTTTCCCACCAGATATGAGTCAATGGGAAAAAGACTTTTCTCGTTACGTTTCCACCAGAGCTCATTTTGGAGACtatcaatttgaagatagGCAGAATAACCAATTCTTGGATTTGCCAGCTGAGAATGACCCTTATGAAATTGGCTTACAGCTTATGGAAAATGGTGCCAAGTTGTCAGAGGCTGCGTTGGCATTTGAAGCTGCTATTCAGAGAGACGAGGGGCACATCAATGCCTGGCTCAAATTGGGAGAGGTGCAAACCCAAAATGAAAAGGAGATTGCAGGTATTTCAGCATTGGAAAAGTGTTTGGAATTGAATCCTGAAAACTCCGAGGCTTTGATGACGTTGGCTATATCCTACATTAACGAAGGCTACGACAATGCTGCATTTGCCACCTTGGAAAGATGGATTTCTACTAAATACCCTCAAATTGTAGACAAAGCTCGTGCGCAAAACCCAGAAATTACCGACGAAGACAGATTTTCGTTGAACAAACGTGTCACTGAACTTTTCCTCAAGGCTGCTCAGTTATCGCCTAGTGCAGCTAACATGGACGCAGATGTTCAGATGGGTTTAGGTGTCTTGTTCTACGCAAACGAAGAGTTTGACAAGACTATCGACTGTTTCAAAGCAGCATTAAGTATCAGACCTGACGATCCTGTGTTGTGGAATAGATTGGGTGCCTCGCTTGCTAATTCGAACCGTTCTGAAGAAGCCGTAGATGCATACTTCAAAGCTTTGCAGTTGAAGCCTACCTTTGTCAGAGCCAGATACAATTTGGGGGTGTCTTGTATCAACATCAGATGCTACAAAGAGGCAGCTGAGCATCTCTTGAGTGGTTTGTCCATGCACCAAGTGGAAGGCGTAGAGAATGACAGCACACTCAACCACAACCAATCTACAGCTTTGACAGAGACCTTGAAGAGAGCATTCATTGCTATGGATAGAAGAGACTTGTTAGAGTTGGTCAAGCCTGGAATGGACTTGACTCCGTTCAGAAAggagttcaacttctga
- a CDS encoding predicted protein produces METYKVVPKSRYCRHYAEVVKEEVAIEEDNNDADEESSWFGFGKKKTAPQKPLEKKKNPGGEFNGLWVYLFPSNGVNCYSPAWYSIRVLPQSANHTILQYDIYTKKGLEDAAKKEFVDFLQLVELEDFNLCQLTQKNLMEGIYSSGYLHPTKERGVLYYQGVVRDMVKKHFALEAAAGKPINPAFVGRNQKNEEIEELEAICNSLECSSGNSSKEFEW; encoded by the coding sequence ATGGAAACATACAAAGTTGTTCCAAAGAGTAGATACTGCCGTCATTACGCCGAGGTtgttaaagaagaagtggctattgaagaagacaacaatGATGCCGATGAAGAATCTTCGTGGTTCGGTTTTGGTAAGAAAAAGACTGCTCCTCAAAAACcattggagaagaagaaaaaccCCGGAGGAGAATTCAACGGTTTGTGGGTTTACTTATTCCCAAGCAATGGTGTCAACTGTTACTCCCCTGCTTGGTACTCTATCAGAGTGTTGCCTCAGAGTGCTAACCACACAATCTTGCAATATGACATATACACGAAGAAGGGGTTAGAAGATGCTGCGAAGAAAGAATTTGTGGatttcttgcaattggtCGAACTCGAGGACTTCAACTTATGCCAATTGACCCAGAAGAACCTTATGGAAGGAATCTACTCTTCTGGTTATTTGCACCCAACCAAGGAAAGAGGGGTGTTGTACTACCAAGGCGTAGTCAGAGATATGGTAAAGAAACACTTTGCTcttgaagctgctgctggaaaGCCTATCAACCCAGCGTTCGTGGGACGTAATCAAAAGAACGAGGAGATTGAGGAGTTGGAAGCAATCTGTAATTCTCTTGAATGTAGTTCTGGTAACTCCAGCAAGGAATTTGAATGGTAG
- the SWI1 gene encoding component of SWI/SNF global activator complex (Global transcription activator that acts in complex with Snf2p, Snf5p, Snf6p, and Swi3p to assist gene-specific activators involved in the regulation of expression of many genes, including ADH1, ADH2, GAL1, HO, INO1 and SUC2) translates to MSDNFWFNDSAFPAKDDFLSNIFDQPKDGMEGNSSGNLSSNNNNVNNSNMNTNNNLSGLSNAGNQQMYVRNQQNQPNQQVQNQNQNQSQNFQQNQTMDQNKQDQFMRMRQQIMQQQMIQQKQQQQQQQQQQQQQQQQQQQQQQSQQPHQSQNFNLMSNTSSSSANAAAAMGHNPQQQPPPPQAQNRPSQAQFQIQIEIFLTTLYDYMSRRGTPIVQPPMVNNKKVNLFFFHLMSQKMGGPQSLLKWIHQPVNPQHPQSPWLLFGQRSGLYDGINPHDTQARERIDRDIANCYNNFLFPYEQYLSTPDGSRDIQQRKLQFQKQILYRFQQQQQLQQQQSTSSPNMSPPQASIQSPAIVNVPTPAISQQSPVLSQAPTPQQRKLSRVSNPSNQNSPNFAKSPYLQNQQISRSGSAARTPSQISSPSEAKRSAPVQPKSEKEEEGASIIRNYIPYNKIVDTHGGIPIKELSQVASEIEITKSVYLFAPELGSINLHALVMGLKNYSSANSGEVFNSLNSLLVTTSDVNYTFRIEDCMELLEAISALGLKILNNIITSNTGAQDPFVNKDVRKAPTNNNIDAIFEKYAGKSTEFANEDLRFVVNSLTGELIEEEDTDMDLDDLFTVEENNSDISSVSTADTENSEYHFNLPDYTSVLLEFKNENKHHFSKIQTKSAVDEQIMLVDQLITVTMILRNISFADFNKYAMASNGSLKDLLFAIIKNVGLYQDKFVFNRKRLCLLKDCLLILENISFFTELRSLEEAFLAFALVSSFGDKLSDQDYQVKQINLEHHSYLPFGIDAFTKLMVREPYNRSLIQAVLTETLTISSSAAYANAKPFVVNSKDQEETRKLINSYLHENNATERKGKLLTRAFQLYMSIVPFDANSFEFSKFIFTRAPTLSQTLFGVKLLIDMAPIEDLSLSINKTTLYWLFTNKEVILANLSRVSMALVSETGKFARESNEYKILILVLSKALILINSLVCNVITAREVLTTMEDPEISKEIESLGEYSRIMPDANSAFDTFMSPATDAHLSREVVRLVRSLRELFDQQY, encoded by the exons CAACAGATGTACGTGAGAAACCAGCAGAACCAGCCCAACCAACAGGTTCAGaaccaaaaccaaaacCAAAGTCAAAACTTCCAGCAGAATCAGACCATGGACCAGAATAAGCAGGACCAGTTTATGAGAATGAGACAGCAGATAATGCAACAACAAATGATCCAGcagaaacaacaacagcaacaacagcaacagcaacagcaacagcaacagcaacagcaacagcaacagcaacagagCCAACAGCCCCACCAGCTGcaaaacttcaacttgatgcTGAACACTTCGTCCAGTTCTGCCAATGCAGCTGCTGC CATGGGCCACAAT CCTCAACAGCAACCTCCTCCTCCACAAGCTCAAAACAGACCTTCTCAAGCTCAATTCCAGATTCAGATCGAGATCTTCCTCACCACGTTGTACGACTATATGTCTCGTAGGGGCACACCTATAGTTCAACCTCCTATGGTGAATAACAAGAAGGTGAACTTATTTTTCTTCCATCTTATGTCGCAGAAAATGGGAGGTCCGCAGCTGCTTTTGAAATGGATCCATCAGCCAGTTAACCCTCAACATCCGCAGAGCCCTTGGCTCCTCTTTGGTCAGCGTTCGGGCTTATACGATGGAATTAATCCGCATGATACTCAAGCCAGAGAAAGGATTGACAGAGACATAGCTAATTGttacaacaacttcttgtttccCTATGAACAATACCTCAGTACCCCTGATGGAAGCAGGGATATCCAACAGAGAAAgttgcaatttcaaaaacaaaTTCTCTACAGattccagcaacagcagcagcttcagcaacaacagtCTACTCTGTCACCAAATATGTCCCCTCCACAGGCTTCTATTCAATCGCCTGCTATAGTCAATGTTCCCACACCTGCTATTTCACAACAGAGTCCAGTTTTGAGCCAGGCTCCAACACCACAGCAGAGAAAACTTTCTAGAGTCAGCAATCCTTCGAACCAGAACTCACCTAACTTTGCAAAATCTCCATATTTGCAGAACCAGCAGATTTCTCGCTCTGGAAGC GCTGCTAGAACACCAAGCCAGATTTCGTCTCCTTCGGAAGCTAAAAGATCTGCTCCAGTTCAACCTAAGTCAgagaaagaggaagaggGCGCCAGCATTATTAGAAACTATATTCCTTACAACAAGATTGTAGACACCCATGGAGGTATCCCTATCAAGGAATTGTCACAGGTAGCTAGTGAGATTGAGATTACAAAGTCTGTATATTTGTTTGCACCTGAATTGGGTTCTATAAACTTGCATGCTCTTGTCATGGGACTCAAGAATTATTCAAGTGCCAACAGCGGAGAGGTATTCAACTCTTTGAactctcttcttgttaCAACTTCAGATGTCAACTACACCTTCAGAATAGAAGATTGTATGGAATTGTTAGAAGCCATATCTGCTCTAGgattgaagattttgaataACATCATTACTTCCAATACTGGGGCACAAGATCCATTTGTTAACAAGGATGTCAGAAAAGCACCTACAAATAACAACATCGATGCCATATTTGAGAAATATGCAGGGAAAAGTACTGAGTTTGCTAACGAAGACCTTAGATTTGTTGTTAATTCGTTGACAGGTGAATtaatcgaagaagaagatactGATATGGATCTCGACGATTTGTTCACCGTCGAAGAGAACAACAGCGACATTTCTCTGGTCTCAACAGCAGATACAGAAAACTCCGAATACCACTTCAATTTGCCTGATTATACGTCGGTCCTCCTTGAATTtaaaaatgaaaacaaACATCACTTCAGTAAGATCCAAACCAAGAGTGCAGTGGACGAACAAATAATGTTGGTTGATCAGTTGATTACTGTCACCATGATTCTTAGAAACATCTCATTTGCtgatttcaacaaatatgCCATGGCATCCAATGGCTCCTTGAAAGACCTCTTGTTTGCcattatcaagaatgtGGGATTATACCAGGACAAGTTTGTTTTCAATAGGAAGAGACTTTGTTTGTTAAAGGATTGTCTTTTAATCTTAGAAaatatttcatttttcactgaaTTGAGAAGCTTGGAAGAAGCATTCTTGGCCTTTGCCTTAGTTAGTTCCTTTGGTGATAAATTGTCTGACCAAGATTATCAAGTTAAGCAAATCAACTTGGAGCATCACTCGTACTTGCCATTTGGTATTGATGCGTTTACGAAATTGATGGTTAGGGAGCCTTACAACCGCTCTTTGATCCAGGCCGTTTTGACGGAAACGTTGACTATTAGTTCTTCAGCTGCCTATGCTAATGCCAAACCATTTGTAGTTAATAGCAAggaccaagaagaaaccagaaagttgatcaactcctATTTACATGAGAATAATGCTActgaaagaaaaggaaaattGTTGACTAGAGCTTTCCAATTGTACATGAGCATAGTTCCATTCGACGCCAACAGTTTTGAATTCTCCAAGTTTATTTTCACTAGAGCTCCTACTTTGTCTCAAACACTATTCGGAGTAAAGTTGCTTATCGATATGGCGCCTATCGAAGACCTTAGCTTGAGCATCAACAAAACGACTCTTTACTGGCTCTTCACGAATAAGGAAGTGATTTTGGCAAATTTGTCCAGGGTGTCAATGGCATTAGTTTCCGAAACAGGAAAGTTTGCTAGAGAGTCAAATGAgtacaagatcttgatattgGTGTTATCTAAAGCGCTTATTTTAATCAATTCGTTGGTATGCAATGTTATTACTGCACGGGAAGTTTTGACTACAATGGAAGATCCTGAAATATCCAAGGAAATAGAGTCTTTGGGCGAATATTCGAGAATTATGCCTGACGCCAACCTGGCCTTTGACACATTTATGTCACCAGCTACTGATGCACACTTGAGCAGAGAAGTCGTGCGTCTTGTTCGCTCTTTGAGAGAATTGTTTGACCAACAGTATTAG
- the HIS2 gene encoding Histidine biosynthesis trifunctional protein (Includes: Phosphoribosyl-AMP cyclohydrolase Phosphoribosyl-ATP pyrophosphohydrolase Histidinol dehydrogenase (HDH)~go_function histidinol dehydrogenase activity; phosphoribosyl-AMP cyclohydrolase activity; phosphoribosyl-ATP diphosphatase activity~go_process histidine biosynthesis~go_function histidinol dehydrogenase activity; phosphoribosyl-AMP cyclohydrolase activity; phosphoribosyl-ATP diphosphatase activity~go_process histidine biosynthesis): protein MTFPVLPLVSGPSAHEEIAAFAVVGQILLPFKSVQISKTFLNQFPYELLVDVDVSADSVTVDDVVLLLNSGVRQVIVSEKQAPELVFESGLPTSRFTIELQGSELSAQIAKSSASVVLNSAVSKDAFKSISSSGNRTVYYRNGAISQDLAETLAQDGYTLIIPAEKLTDKTSESGKISISTIFTSTLTTDRPDGLFTTLITAPAPSYTALGVVYSSKASIEAAIAEKVGVYQSRKRTQELWYKGKTSGATQKLLKLERDCDSDVVKFVVDSRDGYGFCHLDNNYTCFGDGQLKQKSEAVGTGLAKLDSTLASRFQSAPEGSYTKRLFSDDTLLIAKLKEELDELIEAGQNKEKDASDVAFECADLFYFALVWCTKNGVKLADVEKNLDIKAGKVTRRKGDAKQQYLETKEQSKEESKEDPKEKQLYKMETINTKDAASASSIQRALTRPVQKTSDIMKLVLPIVQKVQKEGDKALIELTEKFDGVKLDSPVLKAPFPQDLMNISEDMKKAIDLSISNIEKFHAAQLPKEKVMTVETSPGVYCSRFAKPIENVGLYVPGGTAVLPSTAMMLGVPAKVAGCSNIVLASPPARATGKLTPEVVYVAHKIGAKCIVMAGGAQAVTAMAYGTESVLKCDKILGPGNQFVTAAKMYIQNDTQALCSIDMPAGPSEVLVMADENADADFVASDLLSQAEHGVDSQVILIGVNLSDKKVREFEEAVRKQAEVLPRKEIVAKCLAHSFILLVDNYDEAFDLSNKYAPEHLILQIDNASSFVPDYIENAGSVFVGALSPESCGDYSSGTNHTLPTYGYARQYSGVNTATFQKFITSQDVSEEGLKSIGKAVMTLAAVEGLEAHRNAVQVRMDKLGLL from the coding sequence ATGACATTCCCAGTGTTGCCCTTGGTCTCGGGTCCTTCTGCGCACGAAGAAATAGCTGcttttgctgttgttggacAGATATTGTTACCTTTCAAAAGTGTGCAAATCTCAAAGACGTTTTTGAACCAATTCCCATACGAGCTTCtcgttgatgttgatgtgTCAGCCGACTCTGTTACTGTTGACGATGTCGTTCTCTTATTGAACAGCGGTGTCAGACAAGTAATTGTGTCTGAAAAGCAGGCACCAGAGTTGGTTTTTGAGAGTGGATTGCCTACTTCCAGATTTACAATTGAATTGCAAGGTTCAGAATTGTCAGCTCAAATTGCTAAATCTTCAGCTTCTGTAGTATTGAATTCTGCAGTATCCAAAGATGCTTTTAAGAGTATCAGTTCCAGCGGAAACAGAACGGTTTACTATAGAAATGGCGCCATATCACAAGATTTAGCAGAAACTTTAGCTCAAGACGGCTACACTCTTATCATCCctgctgaaaagttgactgATAAGACTAGTGAGTCTGGCAAAATCTCGATCTCGACTATTTTCACCAGCACTTTGACAACAGACCGTCCAGATGGTCTTTTCACCACTTTAATTACTGCTCCAGCTCCATCTTATACTGCCTTGGGAGTGGTATATTCATCCAAGGCCTCCATTGAAGCAGCCATTGCCGAAAAAGTTGGAGTGTATCAATCACGTAAACGTACTCAAGAGTTGTGGTATAAAGGTAAGACCTCTGGTGCTACCcaaaagttgttgaagttggaaagagaCTGTGATTCTGATGTCGTTAAATTTGTAGTAGACTCCAGAGACGGCTACGGTTTCTGCCACTTGGACAATAACTACACCTGTTTTGGAGATGGACAATTAAAGCAGAAGTCTGAGGCTGTTGGTACGGGATTGGCCAAATTGGACAGTACTTTGGCTCTGAGATTCCAGTCTGCCCCTGAAGGTTCCTACACCAAGCGACTTTTCAGCGACGACACCCTCTTAATTGCAAAGttaaaagaagaattagaCGAGTTGATTGAGGCAGGACAGAATAAGGAGAAAGATGCGTCAGATGTTGCCTTTGAATGTGCCGATTTGTTCTACTTCGCATTGGTGTGGTGTACCAAGAATGGAGTTAAGTTGGCAGATGTCGAGAAAAACTTGGATATCAAGGCTGGTAAGGtcaccagaagaaaggGCGACGCCAAGCAACAATACTTGGAAACTAAGGAACAATCCAAGGAAGAGTCGAAAGAAGATCCAAAGGAAAAACAATTGTATAAGATGGAAACCATCAACACCAAGGATGCTGCTTCTGCTTCTCTGATCCAGAGAGCCTTGACGAGACCAGTGCAAAAGACTTCGGACATCATGAAGTTGGTTCTCCCCATTGTTCAGAAGGTTCAAAAAGAAGGCGATAAGGCTTTGATCGAGCTCACTGAGAAGTTCGATGGTGTCAAGTTAGATTCGCCGGTATTGAAAGCTCCTTTCCCACAAGATCTCATGAATATCTCTGAGGACATGAAAAAAGCTATTGACTTGTCGATTTCCAACATCGAAAAGTTTCATGCTGCTCAGCTTCCAAAGGAAAAGGTGATGACAGTTGAAACTTCTCCTGGGGTATATTGTTCTCGTTTCGCCAAACCTATAGAAAACGTTGGTTTGTACGTTCCAGGTGGTACTGCGGTTTTGCCTTCTACTGCCATGATGTTGGGAGTTCCTGCTAAAGTTGCCGGTTGTTCCAATATCGTATTAGCGTCTCCTCCAGCCAGAGCCACTGGTAAGTTGACTCCAGAAGTCGTTTATGTTGCCCACAAGATCGGTGCCAAGTGCATTGTTATGGCTGGGGGTGCTCAGGCCGTCACTGCCATGGCCTACGGTACTGAAAGTGTTCTCAAGTGTGACAAGATCCTCGGTCCAGGGAACCAGTTTGTCACTGCAGCAAAAATGTATATACAAAACGATACTCAAGCTCTTTGCTCCATCGACATGCCTGCCGGTCCTTCTGAAGTCCTAGTCATGGCTGACGAAAATGCCGACGCTGACTTTGTTGCCAGTGACTTGTTGTCTCAAGCCGAACATGGTGTGGATTCTCAGGTCATCTTGATTGGTGTTAACTTATCAGACAAGAAAGTACgagaatttgaagaagctgttAGAAAACAAGCTGAGGTACTTCCAAGAAAGGAAATCGTCGCTAAGTGCTTGGCTCACTCGTTCATTCTCTTGGTTGACAATTATGACGAAGCGTTtgacttgtccaacaagtACGCCCCAGAACATTTGATCCTTCAAATCGATAATGCTTCCTCGTTTGTTCCGGACTATATAGAAAATGCTGGTTCCGTTTTCGTGGGTGCCTTGTCGCCAGAGTCATGTGGTGACTACTCCTCAGGTACCAATCACACATTGCCTACCTACGGTTATGCCAGACAGTATTCTGGTGTGAATACTGCTACATTCCAGAAGTTCATTACTTCGCAAGATGTTAGTGAAGAAGGGTTGAAGAGTATTGGTAAGGCTGTTATGACCTTGGCTGCTGTAGAAGGATTGGAAGCTCACAGAAATGCCGTCCAAGTCAGAATGGACAAATTGGGATTGTTGTAA